The Xanthomonas sontii genomic sequence CCGGCACGGCCGACGAGTTCAGCGTGCGCTACCGGCTGGACGTGGCCAACATCGGCGGCAGCGCCGGCGAGTACGCGCTCACCGATACGCCGCAGTTCGATGCGGATGCGCGCCTCCTGAGCGCCACCTCCACCCGCGGCAGCGAAAGCGCCGTGAGCCTGGAGGGGAGCGGGGCGTGGGCACTGGCCAGCAAGCGCACGCTCGCCGCTGGCGGCAGCGAAACGTATCTGCTCGATCTGCACCTGAAGGTCGCCGCCGGCAGCAACCAGGACGACGACGCCTGCGTCGCCGGCACGCCCCAGCATGGCCTGTTCAACCTGGCCACGCTGTCCGCGGCGCAGGGCAGCTTGCAGGACAACGCCTGCGTGGAGACGCCCAAGCCGGTGCTGTCCAACCTGCTGTCGGTGGAGAAGACCGGATCCACCCGCCAGGGCGAGGTCGGCGATCTGGTCGGCTACACGGTACGCATCCGCAACAGCGGTACCGGCATCGCCTTGCGCCCTGTGCTGGTGGACCGCCTGCCTGCCGGCTTCCGTCTGGTCGAGGGCAGCGTTCGCGCACGTGGCGCCACCTTGCTGAGCGTGCAGGGTGCGCCCGGGCCGGTGTTGCGCATCGAAGTGGAGCGCATCGATCCTGGCGCGGAGGTCGTCGTGGCCTACCGCGTGCGATTGGGCGTGGGGGCGATGCAGGGCGACGGCATCAACCGCGCCCAGGCCGAGTGTCGCACCCGCGTGCAGGGTCCCAGCCAGGTCTGCTCGAACGAGTCGCGCTGGAAGGTGGACATCAGCGGCGGTGTGTTCGGCGAGGAAGGCTGTGTGGTCGGGCAGGTGTTCGTGGATTGCAACGGCAACTCGGTGAAGGATCCGGAGGAGCTGGGCATCCCCGGCGCGCGGATGTACATGGAGGACGGCACCTACTTCATTGCCGACTCGGAGGGCAAGTACAGCTACTGCGGCGTCCGTCCGACCACCCACGTGATCAAGATCGATCCGCGCACCCTGCCGCGCGGCAGCCGGATGGTGACCAGCAGCACGCGCAACGCCGCCGACGCCGGCAGCGTCTTCGTCGACATGAAGAACGGCGAGCTGCAGCGCGCCGACTTCATCGAAGGCTCGTGCAGCAATCCGGTGATCGAGCAGGTCAAGGCGCGGCGCGCACAGGGCGAGATCGGCAGCGTGCAGACCGAGGTCGGCCAGCCGCCGTTGACCTTCGAGAGCAAGCCCGCGCCGCAGCGCGACCCATTGCAGCAGGGCACCGACTCGGCTAATCAGCCGATCGAGCAGGTGCGGCAGCGGCCGGCACAGGGAGATGCCAGGACGAACGACGCCAAGCCGGCGGCCGAGGATAGGACGCCGTAGACCGGCAAAGGCGAATACGCCCCGCGGCGCGGGGCGTGTGGCGCAGAACGACGAGCCAGATGCAGCAGCCAACGTTCGTTCCCCAGCGACGGCGGGGCGCTTCGGCGCGCGGTCGGTTGACTGGCGGCGCTCCCAAACGGGCGTCGCTGGGCCATCCTCCCCTGGGAGGGGCTACGGCCCCGACGCGACGCGCGCGAAACGCTAGGCGGGTCAAGCCCGGCGTTCCACAGCACGCCCAACGACACACCAACCTGTTCGCGTTACGCGAACGCCTTGCTGCCGCGCATCACCGCCAGCACGTCGTGGCAGGCGCCCATGGTGTGGTAGTCGGTCTTGCCGGCCGGGCTCTTCTCGTCGCTGTAGCTGCGGTTGTCGCGGCTGAGGATGCGGAACCAGGCGCCGTAGCGGTGGTCGACCAGGTGCTCCCAGGAATACGCCCACAGCCTGTCGTAGGCGGCGCGATACGCCGCATCGCCGGTGGCGGCCAGCAGCCGCGAGGCCGCGGCGATGGCTTCGGCCTGCACCCAAAAGTACTTGTCGTCGTCGCAGAAGTAGGTCGGCGCCGCGGCCACGTCGGGCACGCCGACCACCGGCGCCTCTTCGGTGCCGGAGGCGAAGCCGTAGACGATGCCGCCATGCTGCGCGTCCCAGCCGTGCGCCAGGGCGGTGTCGAACAGGTGCCGTGCGGTCGGCAGCAGCCACGCCGGCGCGGTGCCGGTGGACGCCTGCAGGTGCCCGTGCAGCAACACCAGCAACTTGGACCACTCGACCTGGTGGCCGGGCTGGAAGCCCCACGGCCGGAACAGGTGCTTGGGGTTGTCGCGGTTGTAGTCCCAGTCCACCTGCCAGTCGGCGTCGTAGTGCTCCCACACCAGGCCGCCGGCCAACGCCGCCTGGCGGCGGGTGATGTGGTCGGCCAGCAGCAGCGCACGCTGCAGGTAGCGCGGCTCGGCGCTGGCCTCGTAGGCGGCGATCAACGCTTCGCACAGGTGCATGTTGGCGTTCTGGCCGCGGTAGCTGGAGAACGTCCACTCCGGCGTCGCCTCGTCGCGGTACAGGCCGGCGGCGGCATCCCAGTAGCGGGTTTCCAGCAGTTGCCAGGTCTCGTCCATCCACGCGTCGGTGTCCAGGCCGGCCTTCTTCGCGGTGGCGTAGGCCAGCAGCACGAAGGCGGCGCCGTAGGCGTGCTGGGTGCGGTCCTCGGCCACGCCGTCGCGCAGGGTCCACACGTAGCCGCCGCTGGCGGTATCGCGGTGCACCTCGCGCAGGTAGCGCAGGCCGTGGCGCGCGGCGTCCAGGTACTCGGCGGCCAGCGGCGAGTCGGCGAACTCGATCGCCGCCATCGCGTAGTTGAAGACGAAGCGGGTGCTGCTGACCAGGTGGCGATGGCCGGCGTCGTACACGCTGCCGTCGTCGCGGAAATAGTGGAAGAAACCGCCCGCCGGGTCGATCGCGCGCGGGTGGTAGAAGGCCATGGTGTCGGCGATGTGCGCGCGCAGGACGGCGGTGTCGGCGAAGTCGGGCAGGGGCGTGGCGGGCAGATTCATGCGGT encodes the following:
- a CDS encoding AGE family epimerase/isomerase; translation: MNLPATPLPDFADTAVLRAHIADTMAFYHPRAIDPAGGFFHYFRDDGSVYDAGHRHLVSSTRFVFNYAMAAIEFADSPLAAEYLDAARHGLRYLREVHRDTASGGYVWTLRDGVAEDRTQHAYGAAFVLLAYATAKKAGLDTDAWMDETWQLLETRYWDAAAGLYRDEATPEWTFSSYRGQNANMHLCEALIAAYEASAEPRYLQRALLLADHITRRQAALAGGLVWEHYDADWQVDWDYNRDNPKHLFRPWGFQPGHQVEWSKLLVLLHGHLQASTGTAPAWLLPTARHLFDTALAHGWDAQHGGIVYGFASGTEEAPVVGVPDVAAAPTYFCDDDKYFWVQAEAIAAASRLLAATGDAAYRAAYDRLWAYSWEHLVDHRYGAWFRILSRDNRSYSDEKSPAGKTDYHTMGACHDVLAVMRGSKAFA